The genomic window ATATGGAAATGTTGTCATGCAGCTGGTGTTGATCTTGTAACAATCACTATCTACACTTTTTAGCCTTGAATGTGGATATTATTGAGATGAGTTAGGCAcaaagcagtgttttttttaaatttgaagtaACGTGAAGGATTAGTGACAAAAATGGAGGCCGACGACTTCTTTCAATCTTAGTGAGTATTAACATTCAGTAAAATAATTAAACGTTGGCACGATTATGTGTTTTACAGTGCAGCGGTATTTCttggaaatgtttaaacatAAGTAAAAATGTTACGCTGGTGAGTAAAAGTCATGAGTGGTGCTCACTGTCTGTGTCGAACCCTCTCATAAAAGGTGACAATCAAATATGAAATGGTGAGACTTGCAGGTTCATCTCTGTGCACTCGTGATGTTGATGGGGATGCGGTCTACAGGATGAGAGTGACTGGGCAGAGATGAGGTTCTGAAAGTAGGAGAACTGACAGACACTGGGACAGACAAGGTCTCCAGGTCGGCTCTGAACTGGTGGAACAGCAGAGCGAGATacaggacaggacagggagTTAACAATCATAATGAACTGTACGTCTAAGCCAGAGGCCATTACTGGAACATAAAGtcgtacgcacacacacctcctcttcctctgaacTGTCATGGTCATGGTAGCCCTGGGCTATGGAGGCGGTCAGGGAGGCTGCCTTTGGCTCCAGGTAGCAGAGGCACAGCGCCagggggaaggagagggtgagagcgTAAGGGACGGAGAAGGATGTggagagcaggaagaaaaagatgaagaggaagcagGGGATGAGTGACGGTGACTTAATGGGGAGGAAGTTCTGCGCACACTCAGGGAGGAAGCGCATCTCTGACAGATCGGGGAAGGTGAGGTAGCCGTCCTCATCCAGCATGGAGGACAGGTCAGGCAGGTgcagggagaaggagaagagcgTACCGCCGCGGCTCTTGCCCTGCTCCAGCCTCTGCTTTCGGGCCGAGAGCAGCAGCGCCTGCTCCTGCAGCAGGGCAGCTTTGCGATCAGCATGGGCTTGCCGGCGGCGGCACCCATTGCCGTTCTTGGCTGGACTGACTGATGAGGCTCGTTTTCGTACATTCTCCCTGCGCCTCCGCCGCACTTTAGTTGATGAAACAGGTGATGAGGGGAGTGAGAGCTCGGAGCGGAGAGGGTCAGTTGTGTATACACAGGGAGAGTACTGACGGAGGGTAATGTCAACGAAGGGATGACGTGTGTGTAAATGGAGAGGAGCGAAAGGGGAAGGGGGCGAATACGCATGAGCACACACGAGTATAGTGTGGGGTCAAAGGAaggacaagaaaagaaaagctaatTAGTAAAGCGCACACAAGATGAAAGCACTTAGGCCTAGCCTACTGCAGAGGGTTAAGCTGAAAGCAACTAGGAAATTCTATTCAGCCATTACGTTATTAAAGAAAGTttattaaggaaaaaaaaaacaactaaaatctCAAAAAGGATTAAAAAGAGTTGCAGCAGCTTCTCAGGATCATGATCCGTCTCTCTTTGAAAATCCAAGGGCATATTTACCAATATTACCGCTCTTTGAgccaaatacaaaaacacttcAAAGCCTCTGAAAGGTTCTTTAATCTGAATGAAACGCAGCTCTGACTGCGCTGAAGGTGTCTGTACACAGTGGATTACCTTTGTGTCATGTCTGAGCGGTGTCGTGGCAGTGGGCTCCAGTGTGTCCGCTTCATCCATCGCAGTGTCTTCCTGCTCCgccttctcttcctctgctttcttCTCGGTTGTTACCGTGGTGATAATGTCCCCCTTGGCAATGACTTTGGCTGCCCCATCAGCTGCAGTGTCCTTCATCAAAGTCTCGTGGTTCTCCATAATGGGAGCTGAAAGCCAGAGGACAAAGATGGATGTGAGGGGCCAGAATATTTTTATAGACACTGAGGGTCCGAGGAAAATCTGCGAGCAGGGAAATAAAAGGTTTGATTTGCTCCTGCACATTGATGTTATGAGGTCCTGTGACTTTGTCGCTTAACTACATAAGTGTACTAGATGTTTTAGCTTTGCCAGCTTTCATTTTTCTTGCTTCCtgtttaaagaaacagaaaagtctCACTTTTAACAAAGAAcatttgatgttgttttattgtgcaggtgACAGAAACAGGGTTTCTGCTCTAAACAAACTGGATAACTAAACAAAAGTCCTGGAGTTGACACCATTTCAACTCTGATGGCACTTGTGGCCagtcaatgaaaacacaaccacaaacagcTCCTCACCTCCATCTAAGCTGAGGGACATGTTGTAGCGTTTGCTGGCTGAGCGCTCAAACAACGGAGCAGGTCTGATGATTTGGGAGCTGGCTCTGCGGGTCTGAGCCTGCGTTCTGCCACTGTAGCGAAACTTGGAACCGAGGCTCAGGAACTTCTTCGGAGGTGCCTCTGGGGACACGAGCCTGTCGCCAGTTACAAACACTCACATTaatcaacaagaaaacaaaacatcaattTAAGCTGCACACTTTGAAAAGAATTAGAACGCCTTCTAATTTGAATACTCTCCAGAGAGCCTTTGGGCTTGACTCGCTACACAAAAGAACCCAGGAGACCAATTTTTGCCTTAAGCAGCACAAAGCTACTCTGCATGTTGTCCAAATGACAAGAGCTACTAACAAACTGAGCACAGTTCCACTAAATCAAGCATTTGAGGTGGTTATCAGTTCATTTATGTTTGCATGGCTGGCAAGGTCACTTTAATGAAACAATAGCAAAGAGCTGGGGAAACAAAGAAGCTTCTGTTTGACGAGTCCAATAAGTCAAaattcttttccttttctacaAAGGCAGATTTTCAATCATCATCCACTTTAGGGAGGAATAAAATCCAACCTTTTATCTTAAATTACAAACCTTCTGCTATGTGAGAAACAGTTTCCTCGTTTATGTCTTACCTGAAAAAGGTATGATGTTCAACACAGACCTTCCACAGCCTTTTGGCAGCGCGATGATTTGGAAGCTTGAAACCGATTGTGCTTTCAAACTGTTCAAACTGCAACACAGATTAAACACTGTAGTCAGATTCTCTTACTCTGAACTTTCCTGTAAATACATCCATCTAATCTATCTTTTTAAATTAACTATCACGAATGTCCTCTTTACCTCGCCGGGTCGGATTTTAATGTAGAAATTGTTCCTCTTGTAGGAGATCTTGAGGATTTTGGGCCAGGCGAACCTGTTGATCCGCAACCGGTCTCTGTAGATGAGGAGGCCACTTGCACAAACGCCCAGCATGATCTCCACACCCTCCGAGTCCTGCAGACAttaacagagacacacacaaaaaaataacaaagaaaatgcacaaaaaagaaaattagttTAGTGAATCTCCTTATTAATGTGTAACGTTGGTAGAGTAACACTGAATCCCTGACAAAGGAGAAGCTTAAGAACAACAAtgctcttcttctcctgttctGCTAAAGATAAGCTCGTATTCGACAAACTCTAAGGTGTATGGAGGTTTTCGGGAGCCCGGGCACAGCAGGGTTATGTAGACTTGAACAGAGCTAACTTGTGATAAGAGAAGGGTAAAGCAGGCAGGTGATGAAATAATGAGTTCAGGCATACTCTAATCTTCTCTATGCAggctgtgttgctgttgaaCGGTGATTCAAAAGGGGCACAAAGTGAGTGAGAGTTGGCAAAAGCGACAGTGAAGTCTTGGGAAATGGTGGATGAGGCACAAAATGATGCTCTTCACTGCAGAAGCATGAGATGAGCAGGTGAAACCAGTGATAAAGGTTTGAAGAGGGAGGCTCTGGCCCCAAGCAGGAACAACCAGTCTAAAATAACAATGGGATGTTGAAAGTGACAAATTTGTATGTAACCATGcacgagaaaaaaaacacacacacgcactcacacacttgGGTAAGCACATGGGATGCAGCCTCTTACCTCTCCCAAAGCTGGAGCCAAGCTTTCATAGAGACTCCCTACCAACTTTGCATttaatgagagaggagagaagacaaaAGAGGGATGCTGGTCTGATATGTACATATTTTTCTCGTGAATCAAAACGGTGTCTCATAGAAGCAACGCTGAGCATTGTCGTCGACTCAGTTTGATCAAGGCCGCTTCCTCGTCTCTGTCATCTCCTCCATTCTGATCTAAATCTGCAAAGGCAATATCCTCCCCATCACTCACATCTACACCCATTTTGACTTTCAAAGCGCTTTGGATAACAGATTCATATCAAGACTGATGactgtaattttcttttatGATGACAGTGGTCCTGCTGTCACATTTCAGCTCTCTCTTTACTGCCTGTGTTCTAATGAAGTGTTTGATCCCATCTGGCTGGCACACTAGacgaaaaaaagaaagaagccgAGCTGGGCTCTAGATCCCACCCCATCCCGCCCCTTTCTCCCCCTACTCTTTAGCCCCAGATCCACGGAGGTAGAAGTGAAATAATGTCAGTCAATCTGTGGTGCAGCAGAGGCGTTTCTGTGACAGCCATGATGTTTCTGAAGCAGCGGTGCTGTGGTGGAAAGCGTCGCTACTGACTGCATGATTGCGATGTGTTAGATTGCATAGAGAGAATACAAAACATATTCATCAGATTACTTGAAAACATCTTAATGCAGCTCGGAGGCACTGACTGTTTCTGGAGACATTAggttaacaaataaaaagatacCACTCACGATTTTTATGGTTGATATAAAGCTGCAcccagcagctggttagcttagcttagcataaatgCTGGAGACAGGCAATGTTATTTAATTTTAGGAACTGTTTTGATAAACTTTATACAAGCAGTTAAAAGTTCATATGACGTGTTACCTTGGCGTGGTGGAGGTCCACACCATACATGGACAACTTCTTGGCGTTTTCCAGGAAGTGTATCTCCGCTTCGGCCGGTGTCATCCCCCTGATAAAGACGGAACCAACCAGACATTAGGAGTCAACAAATTGAGACAAGAAGAAAGATTTGATGCTTTCAGACCAAAGTTATACTCAAGACCAGTCCTGTGAGATCTGAACAGGGATACTTCACAGATTTATTGTATAAAAGCTTTCAGGGAAATGGTTGCTTTTATGGATGCTTTCAACTGAAGCGACACAGATAACCGTGAGTGCATCCATTTTTAGCATAGAGGCCTTCGGGGAAACTCTAATCCTGGCACTGTCATAGCCTCGCTCCACCCACAGGGCGAGACAGGACTGCATTAAATTACACACAAATCACTGTAATACAGAGAGAACAAGGGGCTCAGACAAAAGGACAGCCAGCTGGAACCattaataagaaaacacaaatccagTGTCTACAGACGTGTTGCCTTTCAAAGAATATTATTAATCTTTAATGTGACTCAAGTTAACCGGACTGACTAAAGGTTTTAAAGTTAAAAGaacctgaaaaaaacattttccaaacctGCATCAAAATATGAGCAACAGGCTTTAGTGGGAATTTTCTGCTGAAGTTAGatgtgttcttttattttttcatacgaTAAACAGTTTCTCATTTAGAGGGTTTGTGCACAAATCAAAGTTTAGAAACATTCAAATCTGAGTGAAGAAATTTGTTTGGTTGTATTTCAGGCCACTTTCAATCAAATCTGATTACAACTAGAGCCTTGCTGATAAATCGGTTCAGTCATtgtgaaaacctttattttacacaGATAAACAATATATCAAAgatttgcatttatatttgtactgtagattaaaaaaaaacatgtttattttcttaattcaagatctatatatttggttgtatttgtgttttctttatatttctaGTCTGGTTTAGTTTGTggttaaacagtaaaatatcaagcctcaattccATTTCTTCATatatttcccttttcttttttatatacatatgtgtTAGAAATATTTTACTCCCATATTTTACTTGAATATCTGGCTCTGAAAAATCTATAAAATTAAAACCTCACTTAAAGTAAAGATTAGATGTTTTTGAttatacaaaaaacaaatctttaccTTTTACTAGAATgatttgaaataactttttaaaagatgttGTACAATTTGATTGATAAACCATCCAGGTCCAGGGCTGTATGAAAAGATAAAGCTATGAaaattgttttataaataaagtggAGACTAACTTGTAGGTCTTGTGGAGTTCCATGACCTTCTCCTCTAGCTCTTTGGTCTGGTTGGGTGCAAAGCGCAGTTCGCTGATGTAGTCGCTGCCCAGTTCTTCAGGGTCATAGTCTCCCAGTTCAGACTGCACTGCGTAGGAACCCAGTACTGTGTGGGTGGCGAAGGAGCAGGGCAGGCGACCTGAAACCACATCATCTCTAAGCTGCAGGCACAGATAGTACCtgtgtgaggaagaagagacacAATACaaatcagtaaaacattttgtctggaTTTCCTTGAAAGCCTATCAGTGGTATTTAATGTCACTGCATGcacataattaattattttccctTTTAAACTACATTTTTAGGCATCAAATCAATTAAACTAAAGCTTAAAAACCCACAATTGCATTACTAACTCACCTTGTGATATCCTCAGTGAGCTGGGAGGGATCTGGGGGGTAAAACTTTACGTTGAATGCAAAGTTCCAAGGACCAGCTGAGACATAGAAAAGACATTGAATTATTAAAAGCAGCACTTTCGAGGTGATACACCACATTTAATCAATTCACTGGATTCAGGAGGATATGAGACTTACTCCTTATCTGCTTCTTCAGTTCCTTGGAGGGGTCCAGCCAATTCTGCAACAGACaaccacagacaaaaacattcatCATCACCACTTTATGAGCATATTACTAACGACTGAAGTTCCTAAGTCGGACATTCTGGCTGTCTGAGAATGTTTAGCAGAGTCATCATATAATTTCCCTACATAAGGACTTTAGGAAAGTTTTAGTCAGTCTGGTTTCAATGTGGATGCATTTTACTCCACTAACTTTAATTTGAGGGTTGTCCCTAATATGACAGTTAAGATGATAGTTTGCTGAAGTACCTTCTGGTTCTCTACATCTTTGTGTGTGATTCCGAAGTAGTCTCTCTCCAGCAGATTGAGGTGATCGCATACTTTGTCAAAGAGCACTTGTCCCCTGGCTCGTTTCTgtgacagggaaaaaaaaacattcagcattCAGTACTGTCatataataaaaaactgaaagcaGTGGGAATATAAGAAAGAGTGATCAGACTGAGTTTTCTTTAGAAATCTCAGGCCGTTTGCTGgtaataattaaatgaaaattaacTCTAGATTAATTTTTGCAGTGCATCAACGTGACATCTTTTCAATTACAATAAGAGCGTGATGACACAGCACTTTACACTGCTGCTTAACGGAGATCTCTCTGCACAGGCAATGCCCAGAGGTATTGCAGCCGCTTTCGACCAGGTGGGCAACTCTGGATCAATTCATTCCCTCTGTATAAAGAAGAATTTTACAACAAACACACCTTTAAATTCCTGAGCTCAAGGTGAACCTCAGTTAAGTGAAGGCTTAGCAACGATCCAGTGCACATCACTGACCTGGAGCCGGATGTCATCAGCTGGAGCTGTGTCACTTCAGACTCATTTGGCTCGGCTCACACGGGATATTTTAAGGTCTGAGTTGCCACAACACAGACGCCTCCAGCCAAAGCCAGCTCCTCATGTCTGATACGCTGAGAGCCACTGCCACATTTGAGCAGCAGGAGTCACAACGCACCGCCGCATCTGTCAGATTCACATGTCAGGCACAGTATTGCCTGACATGGATAAACACACATCTGGCAGGGATTTTAAACAGATGCAGACCAATATAGTCTTCAACACGTGGTTGATTTGTGCGATTGTCTACATGCACAACATTCTCTTTATGAGAAAACTCCAGGGTATGTGCGTGATTTGAAGAGAGCTATAAAGCTGCTGTTGGCAGCGAGTTAATCCTATCAGAACATCTCAGATGGAATTAGCAGAGTCATGTCAGACTATTGCTGCCTTGCTGTGACAAGCAGCTTTTCACTGCAACACTTAACTCTGGCTTTTAATGACagagcctccacacacacaagacagaagGTTCGGCAAATCTCTGTTTAGGCTCAGTCACAGAGTAGTCTGAGAGAAACAGCTCCAGTAACCAGACTGAATGTTAGGGCTGCAACAGATTCCACTGACTGATCTGGTTGTTGAGGAAAATGGAAACAGCAAGAAGCTGGAAGGAAAATTGATGTCATATTGAACAGCGACTGGAGATTCATAATGACCTTATGGAAAAGGAACTTACATCACCAAACCATGATTTAAAACTTGTTATACAACTAGTAACTATTTCCATCATGTATTTATCTGCagaccattttttaaaatcatttgctttataaaatcctgctgacaaacaaacaaccaaacaaactaacaaaaagaCGACGGGGAATGTGTAACCTCATCAGCGGCGATAATGATATTACTGATTAACagattatcaaaatagttgcaGATTAACCAACATTGACTGGCATGCATTGCCATGTAGTTTTTAAGGCAGGATTAAAATGTGTATCTAAACTCAAATGAGTCTGTGAtagataacaacaacaacaacaaagtgaGGCGTGGGAttccccccccaccctctaCAGAGAAATAACAGCCTCTGAAGTGAAGCGGAGGAGGTTCAGTCACAGTAAATGATAGGAAACGATTATGCCGGGACATTTGAGTTGAGCTGGAAAACTACAAGGTCAGGGggataaaaatgtcaaatcctGACATTTCTGGATCAGTTTAAATGGgtttgggggagggggaggaatcCCTGGCAGTTCTGTAAAGGATCCTCTGACCTTAATTGTATCACTGTGTCAAACATCATACACTGACCTGCCACAGCTCAGGTCCGCTGAGGTTTTACTTACCCTCTTCGGACACTTTCATACTGATCTTTTCTATTTTCAGGAAAACAGCATGGATGATGGATGTTCATGTTTGTTCCTTAATGGTTGCTATGACAACTCCTCTGGGAAGCAGGCAGCTGACCAGCTGTTATTTGTTGTAATTTGCTTTTGTATTGTTatggatgtttttcttcatgaaaCCCTTTCAGTCGGTATTAGTAATATACACATGAAGACACTGGTACTGTGACTTCAGGTATCAGGATCAGTCGTGTATGATTCCCGCCTCGTGCACCATCACTGCATCATTAGCACAGCTTGATTCTGTGATATTGcgctaataaaaaaaaaaaaaggattcagTCACAACCACGATTTGCTGAAGGGTCCTTGGAAGGTCTGAactgaaatgtaatcagttatcaggtttgttttttgcatatttaaacacattgagaaAGGAGAAGCAGTTGATTAATGACTTGCTTGTTTAATGATAAATGGCTTAAAATATTAACTGCTTATCAGACTTAATAGAGACAGTGAGTACCAAGCACCAGCCtgataaaaaacatattgttaaattaagaatgtgtttgtgattatGTTTccagtttctgtctctgctggatCCATTGTCTCACATTCCCTCTAATGACCTCTGCTCCAAGGTTATAAGTATTCCTCATCTAATGGTCGCCAGTGTCTGGAAACAATGAGCGAGACCCAGGTAGCCCTGGCAGGACAGCAGGACTGGAGATTACAAGATGAAATTAGATTCTTATAATGTAAGATGTCATTAAGACATGAATACAAACTTAACAGTGATGTTTACAtttcttcagtgtgtttttgtaaatcaCACATTATCAGAGAGTAGTCTGATTACCTTAAGGATAAGCCCCTTGAGAAATATAATCTTGCTTTAAAGGAGAGTTCCAATAGATTAAATTATAATTAGATAATAAGGTTGTTGTGCATATACAGTTAAAGCTCAACTGCAGGATTACATAGTTAATGGCATCTAGTTTATACTCCATATCTGCACGATAATAAAATCAATATCGTGTTCTCAACGAAATTGAAATCATCACTCAAAAGGctaattattgattaaatgcTCATACCGTTTAAGCTGATTCACTTAGATAATTGAAGAATCGTGACTCgtaatttataaaatataagacatttttttgtgtttttcatttgctcataaataacaaacaacatGAGGGAACATCTAACTCACATGAAGTTACTATCtactatgttttttttacaatatcagTTTACaaattgatatttgatatttattttaattatattatcCAGCCAGTAAAAGCAGTTGGTAGATGGAGATGCAGCCATATCGGCCAGGGTCTGATTCACATACATACTATCATCAGTTATATTAGATGTAGTTTAAGGGAAAGCATTAGCACATCTCTCTGAGCAAAATCCTTTCAAATCAGCAGCACTGGAGAAACACAAAGGAACAAGTTGCCCACATTGTCCCTCATTTCCAGCTCCTTGTCCTTAAGAATCCTTCTCTGGCCTCAGTGGGACATCAAAAAATGCTGCCAACGCAAAGTCAGTGACACTGATTCCCTCCAACAAATGCTCCTGAGTCACGGTCAGAACGCCTCACCTCACCGCCACCACCAAAAACAGTGGGATTATCTTTCTATCCAAACCCCTGGTGGGAAGGAATCTGCTCAGAGGAGACCCGAGAAGAAAGGTCTGGTTCTTTACTTCAGCCCGCACACATTATTGGGAAAAGTAGAAAAGTTGAAAGCCACACAACCCTGAGAAAAGGCTCCACTTTGTATTGTTACGAAGAAAGAGTGAAATGTCAGGTGAGTTCACTGGTCAGATTTCTTTTTGAATTCATGCATTTCTGAGAAAGAAAGACTGTTTGAAGGCAGTAAGCAGCTACTATGttcaaacaaatgcatttacaacaataacaacGCCTCTTTGACTGACTGTGGTGTCGTGTTTGATAAGCGTGAACACTGGAAATAATTACTCAAGGCTACATATGCTGTTATTTGAcacaataataaatgtaaatccTAAAGAATACATAAGATATGCActgtcctaacatatcacagcTTTACTCTGGTGACCACTCTGTTTTGATGCAACTAAATCTAGGTCAATGAACATTCTATTTTTAATATGACCATTTTGTTTAATTGTCCAGACTCCAGCCCAGAAACTGATGCAACCATTCATCACCTCACCCTGCTCTTTCATTCTAACCCTGTATGATCAACAACCAACTCATGCtccatttctcctcctcatAAACATCCCACCGCAGTATTTAACTTCTCCACATTATGATAAAAGCAACACTGCTGGGATGTTGAGGTTGCAAGCTTCGTATTTACAACACAAAGGCATGTATTTTTCAGTGTGTCGGTTCTCTTTCCCTCACAGGATTTATTTCTGGATCATGGATGAGCTTTGAAGTACCAACTAAACAGCTAAAGAGCTgttacgtaaaaaaaaaaaaaaaaaagactgcagGGAAGAAGctttggaggaaaaacaaatcccCCGAAGCAATTTGGCACAATGCAAATGCACAGTGAAATCCATGAAATCCCTGTTTCTAAGAAGCACTGCtaaaaaagaagattttttattctattttgttACAGCAGGGCCAAGTGTCACAGGACTGATATTTGGAGGAATCCAGAAACAAACTCTCAGGGGTTTCATCTCCTTAGAAAACTGTCTTTGTGGAACACGTGTATTCGAATATACATGTTTGAAAATAATCTCCCACCGCTCTATCTAAAGGAAAGAGCTTATACATCAATTCAGACTGAACCAGCACTTATTCACctttaacaaaaagaaaatgcttcagtcttttttaaatgttctaaaTGGTGACATCTTCAGATTAGTAGTGAATCCGCAGATGGAATGCTACGTTTTCTAATAATGGGTGATCATGCGTGATTTTTCAAGTGTTAAATGCAACACCTTTCGAAATACACCGCTGATGAAACAAACTGAGATTAAATAATCACACAGTACCCACCTCCACATCGAGTGTGAAGTCCGAGCCATCGAGCAGGGAGACTTTGCACTGCATGATCTTCACCTTCTTCACTCCTCTCAATGGAGACTTGGACAGACGACTGATGGATGACCTGTGGGATTCCTGgtcctcttcctgctgctcctgaGACAAAGGGATCAAGTGCAATATAACATCAATGAGTACATAAGGTTTGTATGGACTCTGTGTCTATTTCACTGGATGACTAAAAGAATTCTGATCAAGGCTTAAATGATTTTTGACTGGACGTGTTCAGACATGAAATTAGAAATACTATCTGTACACCATTTTCTTACCTAACTGCCTCAGACTGACCTAAACGTATTTTAATGTAGCTGTCTTTGACAAAACCACCAGTGCTGTCACATGTCCAAAACCTAAAAATAACAACGGGGACCCTGAGTGAATGTAATCAGGTCCCACTGAGAGGACCTAGAGGTGTACCGCCATTTTGTCTTTAA from Paralichthys olivaceus isolate ysfri-2021 chromosome 16, ASM2471397v2, whole genome shotgun sequence includes these protein-coding regions:
- the LOC109642618 gene encoding band 4.1-like protein 3 isoform X9 gives rise to the protein MQCKVSLLDGSDFTLDVEKRARGQVLFDKVCDHLNLLERDYFGITHKDVENQKNWLDPSKELKKQIRTGPWNFAFNVKFYPPDPSQLTEDITRYYLCLQLRDDVVSGRLPCSFATHTVLGSYAVQSELGDYDPEELGSDYISELRFAPNQTKELEEKVMELHKTYKGMTPAEAEIHFLENAKKLSMYGVDLHHAKLVGSLYESLAPALGEDSEGVEIMLGVCASGLLIYRDRLRINRFAWPKILKISYKRNNFYIKIRPGEFEQFESTIGFKLPNHRAAKRLWKVCVEHHTFFRLVSPEAPPKKFLSLGSKFRYSGRTQAQTRRASSQIIRPAPLFERSASKRYNMSLSLDGAPIMENHETLMKDTAADGAAKVIAKGDIITTVTTEKKAEEEKAEQEDTAMDEADTLEPTATTPLRHDTKYSPCVYTTDPLRSELSLPSSPVSSTKVRRRRRENVRKRASSVSPAKNGNGCRRRQAHADRKAALLQEQALLLSARKQRLEQGKSRGGTLFSFSLHLPDLSSMLDEDGYLTFPDLSEMRFLPECAQNFLPIKSPSLIPCFLFIFFFLLSTSFSVPYALTLSFPLALCLCYLEPKAASLTASIAQGYHDHDSSEEEEVCTDSEQTDFAFDGEMTATESEAEDDSEMRTQDTEPPAEMVKHQTNISELKRSFLETGDSTPGLTEWEKRLSSSPAHSPRADEAPMIEPLELQDTKDEPPAGEDTKEEMEPKATEAAGYLVKYVADSIVTDGATSSGPHGISLSTTMDDDVFMDGTLREVEEKTPDSQDEVSERSALKVSPGAVRQEVSQAIIDKKGTLIILKEDRLDTEGSEMSILGEKEEPVVPGEPEAQEKDSLSSSIETETIKEDSAVVIEAQMTVVKTLSPKIDVKADDMTQNKGIDSPKKAMASWISEEVKIEASEVISVSAEEVKEVMKCDSLQQKAEFFTFEEVVQTEQSKSIFTQNSIPESSTTTIAVSTLGWVSSSQKAPADPEQKTVLATETEEGPAESTGPTLQSLENSEVGTKEMPVVHTETKTITYEAAEVDTNGDADPGVLLSAQTITSETTSTTTTTHITKTVKGGVSETRIEKRIVITGDAEIDHDQALAQAIKEAKEQHPDMSVTKVVVHKETEITPEEGEEED
- the LOC109642618 gene encoding band 4.1-like protein 3 isoform X1, giving the protein MTTESGTDSEAKQPQENKETEKGKAKAAASQQSQAAAEPSSPQNQPEQLPAAVGHSTPARKEQEQQEEDQESHRSSISRLSKSPLRGVKKVKIMQCKVSLLDGSDFTLDVEKRARGQVLFDKVCDHLNLLERDYFGITHKDVENQKNWLDPSKELKKQIRTGPWNFAFNVKFYPPDPSQLTEDITRYYLCLQLRDDVVSGRLPCSFATHTVLGSYAVQSELGDYDPEELGSDYISELRFAPNQTKELEEKVMELHKTYKGMTPAEAEIHFLENAKKLSMYGVDLHHAKLVGSLYESLAPALGEDSEGVEIMLGVCASGLLIYRDRLRINRFAWPKILKISYKRNNFYIKIRPGEFEQFESTIGFKLPNHRAAKRLWKVCVEHHTFFRLVSPEAPPKKFLSLGSKFRYSGRTQAQTRRASSQIIRPAPLFERSASKRYNMSLSLDGAPIMENHETLMKDTAADGAAKVIAKGDIITTVTTEKKAEEEKAEQEDTAMDEADTLEPTATTPLRHDTKYSPCVYTTDPLRSELSLPSSPVSSTKVRRRRRENVRKRASSVSPAKNGNGCRRRQAHADRKAALLQEQALLLSARKQRLEQGKSRGGTLFSFSLHLPDLSSMLDEDGYLTFPDLSEMRFLPECAQNFLPIKSPSLIPCFLFIFFFLLSTSFSVPYALTLSFPLALCLCYLEPKAASLTASIAQGYHDHDSSEEEEVCTDSEQTDFAFDGEMTATESEAEDDSEMRTQDTEPPAEMVKHQTNISELKRSFLETGDSTPGLTEWEKRLSSSPAHSPRADEAPMIEPLELQDTKDEPPAGEDTKEEMEPKATEAAGYLVKYVADSIVTDGATSSGPHGISLSTTMDDDVFMDGTLREVEEKTPDSQDEVSERSALKVSPGAVRQEVSQAIIDKKGTLIILKEDRLDTEGSEMSILGEKEEPVVPGEPEAQEKDSLSSSIETETIKEDSAVVIEAQMTVVKTLSPKIDVKADDMTQNKGIDSPKKAMASWISEEVKIEASEVISVSAEEVKEVMKCDSLQQKAEFFTFEEVVQTEQSKSIFTQNSIPESSTTTIAVSTLGWVSSSQKAPADPEQKTVLATETEEGPAESTGPTLQSLENSEVGTKEMPVVHTETKTITYEAAEVDTNGDADPGVLLSAQTITSETTSTTTTTHITKTVKGGVSETRIEKRIVITGDAEIDHDQALAQAIKEAKEQHPDMSVTKVVVHKETEITPEEGEEED
- the LOC109642618 gene encoding band 4.1-like protein 3 isoform X22, coding for MTTESGTDSEAKQPQENKETEKGKAKAAASQQSQAAAEPSSPQNQPEQLPAAVGHSTPARKEQEQQEEDQESHRSSISRLSKSPLRGVKKVKIMQCKVSLLDGSDFTLDVEKRARGQVLFDKVCDHLNLLERDYFGITHKDVENQKNWLDPSKELKKQIRTGPWNFAFNVKFYPPDPSQLTEDITRYYLCLQLRDDVVSGRLPCSFATHTVLGSYAVQSELGDYDPEELGSDYISELRFAPNQTKELEEKVMELHKTYKGMTPAEAEIHFLENAKKLSMYGVDLHHAKLVGSLYESLAPALGEDSEGVEIMLGVCASGLLIYRDRLRINRFAWPKILKISYKRNNFYIKIRPGEFEQFESTIGFKLPNHRAAKRLWKVCVEHHTFFRLVSPEAPPKKFLSLGSKFRYSGRTQAQTRRASSQIIRPAPLFERSASKRYNMSLSLDGAPIMENHETLMKDTAADGAAKVIAKGDIITTVTTEKKAEEEKAEQEDTAMDEADTLEPTATTPLRHDTKYSPCVYTTDPLRSELSLPSSPVSSTKVRRRRRENVRKRASSVSPAKNGNGCRRRQAHADRKAALLQEQALLLSARKQRLEQGKSRGGTLFSFSLHLPDLSSMLDEDGYLTFPDLSEMRFLPECAQNFLPIKSPSLIPCFLFIFFFLLSTSFSVPYALTLSFPLALCLCYLEPKAASLTASIAQGYHDHDSSEEEEVCTDSEQTDFAFDGEMTATESEAEDDSEMRTQDTEPPAEMVKHQTNISELKRSFLETGDSTPGLTEWEKRLSSSPAHSPRADEAPMIEPLELQDTKDEPPAGEDTKEEMEPKATEAPADPEQKTVLATETEEGPAESTGPTLQSLENSEVGTKEMPVVHTETKTITYEAAEVDTNGDADPGVLLSAQTITSETTSTTTTTHITKTVKGGVSETRIEKRIVITGDAEIDHDQE